In Nitratiruptor sp. YY09-18, a single window of DNA contains:
- the tsf gene encoding translation elongation factor Ts → MAITAAQVKELRERTGAGMMDCKKALQEANGDMDKAIEILRKKGIAKAAKKANRVASEGTIAVEVSPDYKCATIVEVNSETDFVAQNENFKALVEKVKGHVATASVESVEELYQTTIDNATFEEYMKAEIAKIGENIVVRRFDRLCVEGPGVVNGYLHMGGKIGVIVAATCDKEEVCDAIKDFLKDVAMHIAAMNPKYLDASSIPAEVIEKEKEIAAAQLEKEGKPANIIEKIIPGKIKKFIEENTLLGQKFVKDDKKSVEQVLNEVAKAAGGSAKIVGFIRYELGEGIEKKEEDFAAEVAAQMK, encoded by the coding sequence ATGGCAATCACAGCAGCACAAGTAAAAGAGCTTCGCGAGCGCACGGGCGCCGGTATGATGGATTGTAAAAAAGCTTTGCAAGAAGCAAATGGAGATATGGACAAAGCTATTGAGATCCTTCGCAAAAAAGGGATTGCAAAAGCTGCGAAAAAGGCTAACAGAGTTGCAAGCGAGGGGACAATAGCAGTAGAAGTAAGTCCAGATTATAAATGTGCAACAATCGTAGAAGTAAACTCTGAAACAGATTTCGTCGCGCAAAACGAAAACTTCAAAGCTTTGGTTGAAAAAGTAAAAGGACATGTAGCTACTGCAAGTGTAGAGAGCGTAGAAGAGCTCTATCAAACTACAATCGATAATGCAACTTTTGAAGAGTATATGAAAGCTGAGATTGCAAAAATCGGTGAGAACATTGTTGTAAGACGATTTGATAGACTCTGCGTTGAAGGTCCTGGCGTTGTCAACGGATACCTCCATATGGGTGGTAAAATTGGGGTTATTGTAGCTGCAACATGTGATAAAGAAGAGGTTTGTGATGCGATCAAAGATTTCCTCAAAGATGTTGCAATGCATATCGCTGCTATGAATCCAAAATATCTCGATGCAAGTTCAATTCCTGCTGAAGTGATCGAAAAAGAGAAAGAGATCGCAGCAGCGCAGCTTGAAAAAGAGGGCAAGCCTGCAAATATTATCGAAAAGATTATTCCTGGAAAAATCAAAAAATTTATCGAAGAGAACACACTTCTAGGACAAAAATTTGTCAAAGATGATAAGAAGAGCGTAGAGCAAGTTCTCAATGAAGTTGCGAAAGCTGCTGGCGGCAGTGCAAAAATTGTAGGATTCATCCGCTACGAACTTGGTGAAGGAATTGAAAAGAAAGAAGAGGATTTCGCTGCAGAAGTTGCTGCACAGATGAAGTGA
- the rpsB gene encoding 30S ribosomal protein S2, whose translation MVTMKDLLECGVHFGHQTRRWNPKMKPFIFGVRKNIHIIDLQKTLRYFRYTYNIVRDAAKEGKTILFVGTKKQAKNAIEEHAKRCGMPYVNARWLGGTLTNFNTIRKSIRKLEVIEEMEKTGQIDLLTKKEALMLRRKKEKLENFLGGIRDMKKIPDMLFIIDAVREHIAVKEGNKLGIPIVAPLDTNCDPDLIDYPIPGNDDAIRSIQLFCREIADAIIEGKELREQELESEEQEESTPVTEEEKQEVIEEAREEIAQEEAGEETAKEEE comes from the coding sequence ATGGTTACAATGAAAGATTTGCTTGAGTGCGGTGTGCACTTTGGTCACCAGACACGTCGATGGAATCCAAAGATGAAACCTTTTATCTTTGGTGTAAGAAAAAACATCCATATTATCGACCTACAAAAGACTCTTCGCTATTTCCGCTATACATACAATATCGTAAGAGATGCGGCAAAAGAGGGCAAGACAATCCTTTTTGTTGGGACTAAAAAACAGGCGAAAAACGCTATCGAAGAACATGCAAAAAGATGTGGTATGCCATATGTCAATGCACGTTGGCTTGGTGGAACACTTACAAACTTCAATACAATTAGAAAATCTATTAGAAAACTCGAAGTAATCGAAGAGATGGAAAAGACGGGTCAGATCGACCTTCTTACAAAAAAAGAGGCTTTGATGCTTCGCAGAAAAAAAGAGAAACTAGAGAATTTCCTCGGCGGTATCCGTGATATGAAAAAGATTCCTGATATGCTTTTCATCATCGATGCAGTAAGAGAGCATATCGCTGTCAAAGAGGGAAATAAGCTCGGTATCCCTATCGTTGCACCTCTTGATACAAACTGTGATCCAGACTTGATCGACTATCCAATTCCTGGAAATGATGATGCGATCAGAAGTATCCAGCTTTTCTGCCGCGAAATTGCAGACGCAATCATCGAAGGAAAAGAGCTCAGAGAGCAAGAGCTTGAGAGTGAAGAGCAAGAAGAGAGCACTCCTGTAACAGAAGAGGAGAAGCAAGAGGTTATCGAAGAAGCACGTGAAGAGATAGCACAAGAAGAAGCAGGCGAAGAAACAGCCAAGGAGGAAGAGTAA
- the bcp gene encoding thioredoxin-dependent thiol peroxidase: MIGVGQGAPDFCLPNAQGVEICLKDLRGKWVVLYFYPKDNTPGCTTEALDFTAHLDEFQKLGAVVLGVSPDSCESHQKFIEKKNLAVTLLCDTDKEVLKKYGAWGMKKMYGKEYEGVIRTTYLIDPEGKVAAVWPKVRVKGHVEKVLEKLKELINS, translated from the coding sequence ATGATCGGAGTTGGACAAGGTGCACCAGATTTTTGTTTGCCGAACGCGCAAGGAGTAGAGATCTGTCTCAAAGATTTGCGAGGAAAGTGGGTGGTTCTTTACTTCTATCCAAAAGATAATACTCCAGGATGTACTACTGAAGCCCTCGATTTTACAGCTCATTTGGATGAGTTTCAAAAACTAGGTGCAGTAGTGCTTGGCGTGAGTCCGGATAGTTGCGAGAGTCATCAAAAGTTTATCGAGAAAAAAAACCTTGCGGTCACACTTTTGTGCGATACAGACAAAGAGGTGCTCAAAAAATATGGCGCATGGGGTATGAAGAAGATGTACGGCAAAGAGTATGAAGGGGTGATTCGTACCACATATCTTATCGATCCAGAAGGAAAAGTGGCTGCTGTGTGGCCAAAAGTGCGTGTCAAGGGGCATGTAGAAAAGGTTTTGGAAAAACTCAAAGAGCTAATAAACTCTTAA
- a CDS encoding DUF523 domain-containing protein, with the protein MSKKVLVSACLLGQNCRYNGGNKFDFDLIEKLKDAHIIAFCPEENILGTPRETIDIIESRAIGNESGKDYTKQLQEQARSLQKKASSFDAIYLKSKSPSCALCSARVYDKDKNLVTDKGEGIFAKELKKLYPKTKFYEREGRK; encoded by the coding sequence TTGTCTAAAAAGGTGCTCGTGAGTGCATGTCTTCTTGGGCAAAACTGTCGCTATAATGGTGGCAACAAATTTGATTTTGATCTTATAGAAAAGCTCAAAGATGCTCACATTATAGCCTTTTGTCCTGAGGAGAATATCCTAGGTACTCCCCGTGAGACTATCGATATCATTGAAAGTAGAGCCATCGGAAACGAGAGTGGCAAAGACTATACAAAGCAGCTGCAAGAGCAGGCAAGGTCTCTACAGAAAAAAGCTAGCAGTTTCGATGCGATATATCTCAAATCAAAATCACCCAGCTGTGCTCTGTGCAGCGCAAGGGTGTATGATAAAGATAAAAACCTCGTAACAGACAAAGGCGAAGGAATCTTTGCCAAAGAGCTCAAAAAGCTCTATCCAAAAACTAAATTTTATGAAAGGGAGGGAAGGAAATGA
- a CDS encoding diguanylate cyclase, which translates to MKLLVIEDDKFYAKQLKIFIQERLGYEVDVVHGYEEYKALPSLDEYKYVLLDIFLKDCMDCGLVDELLEKQKPVIIITASEDNEVFERYNRKRIIDYVIKNDMVRLEYLIMKLKILQFMENYGVLVVEDSSSYRRYLYNFFKIYYPYANIMVASDKNEAMEILVNNDDFIRLVVTDYVLANNTNGLELVKEIRQNYLFDDVAIVALTALDINNIMARFLKSGANDFLNKSFNNFEFVCRIDNIVKSLIQFDEIKNYSNKDYLTGCYNRRYLFDAGLKLFYTLKRADKSVSIAICDLDHFKKINDTYGHVAGDMVLKDFAKILQESIRGSDFVVRYGGEEFLLFLGNCNKEYAYQIIEERVRKRVAEQILAYDGSEIRYNFSCGICDSGDRLEDIIQKADEKLYEAKKVRGVTVV; encoded by the coding sequence ATGAAACTCTTAGTAATCGAAGATGATAAATTCTACGCCAAACAGCTCAAAATATTCATTCAAGAGCGTCTTGGCTACGAAGTGGATGTAGTGCACGGCTATGAGGAGTATAAGGCTCTGCCAAGCCTTGATGAGTATAAATATGTACTTTTGGATATTTTTTTAAAAGACTGCATGGATTGTGGGCTTGTAGATGAGCTCCTAGAAAAACAAAAGCCGGTGATTATCATTACAGCTTCAGAAGATAATGAGGTCTTTGAACGCTACAATCGCAAGCGCATTATAGACTATGTGATCAAAAACGATATGGTGCGCCTGGAATACCTCATAATGAAGCTCAAAATCCTCCAATTTATGGAAAATTACGGCGTGCTTGTGGTGGAAGACTCGAGTAGTTATCGAAGATACCTCTACAACTTTTTCAAGATCTATTACCCTTATGCCAATATCATGGTTGCAAGTGATAAGAATGAAGCGATGGAGATCCTTGTCAATAATGATGACTTTATCCGCCTGGTCGTTACCGACTATGTCTTGGCAAATAACACAAACGGCCTTGAACTTGTCAAGGAGATTCGCCAAAACTACCTCTTTGATGATGTGGCTATTGTGGCTCTTACCGCTTTGGATATCAACAATATCATGGCGCGCTTTCTCAAAAGTGGTGCAAACGATTTTCTCAACAAAAGTTTTAACAATTTCGAATTTGTCTGCCGTATAGACAACATCGTCAAATCCCTCATCCAGTTTGACGAGATCAAAAATTACTCCAACAAAGACTACCTCACAGGATGTTACAACAGGCGCTACCTCTTTGATGCTGGTTTGAAGTTGTTTTATACGCTCAAGCGTGCCGATAAGAGTGTGAGTATTGCAATATGCGATCTTGACCACTTCAAAAAGATCAACGACACCTATGGCCATGTAGCCGGCGATATGGTGCTCAAAGATTTTGCAAAGATTTTACAAGAATCAATTCGGGGGAGTGATTTTGTGGTTCGCTATGGTGGCGAAGAGTTTTTGCTCTTTTTGGGTAATTGTAACAAAGAGTATGCTTATCAGATCATTGAAGAAAGGGTGAGAAAGAGAGTTGCTGAGCAGATACTTGCTTATGATGGGTCTGAGATTCGCTACAACTTCTCGTGCGGGATTTGCGATAGCGGCGATCGCTTAGAAGATATCATCCAAAAAGCAGATGAGAAGCTCTATGAGGCCAAGAAAGTAAGAGGAGTTACAGTTGTCTAA
- a CDS encoding aldehyde dehydrogenase family protein produces the protein MEEAKIYLGSTPATKEQKGEIRSPFNDKVVATYPICDAEDAKKALEIAKDAFQRNLHAMLAQRIAWLRDVAKKLKEQKEEFALTITKEIGKPITFSRVEVQRAIETIELSADFATSLVGETINTDATQSGRKSMAFYKRVPVGVVVAITPFNFPLNLSAHKLAPALVAGNAVVYKPTPEAPLTGYKLAKLFIESEHALPDMLSVVYGDAEVGEALVTSDIPRKISFTGSVPVGKIIMKNAGIKKVSLELGGNAATFIDKDADIAHAASRCAVGAFVNSGQVCISLQRIYVHEDVYEEFAAALAEDTKKLKVGDPYEPDTFMGPLINEEAAMRAERWVKSAIEQGARAILPGKREGRYFYPAILADVTDDMQIVCEEVFAPIVSLVKVRSYDEAIAKMNDSPYGLQFSIFTKDIELIKRFVDDAEAGGVVVNDIPTLRFDIQPYGGVKLSGIGREGPKFALEEFTEIKSVVIV, from the coding sequence ATGGAAGAGGCAAAAATATATTTGGGCTCGACTCCGGCAACAAAAGAGCAAAAGGGAGAAATTCGCAGTCCTTTCAATGATAAAGTGGTCGCTACCTATCCAATCTGCGATGCTGAAGATGCGAAAAAAGCTTTAGAAATAGCAAAAGATGCATTCCAAAGAAATCTCCATGCAATGCTTGCTCAGCGCATAGCGTGGCTTCGAGATGTGGCAAAGAAGCTCAAAGAGCAAAAAGAGGAGTTTGCCCTCACAATCACCAAAGAAATTGGCAAGCCTATCACATTTAGCCGTGTTGAGGTACAGCGAGCAATTGAGACAATAGAGCTGAGTGCAGATTTTGCTACCTCTTTGGTGGGCGAGACTATCAATACTGATGCAACGCAAAGTGGTCGCAAATCTATGGCCTTTTATAAAAGGGTGCCAGTTGGAGTAGTTGTCGCCATTACTCCATTCAATTTCCCACTTAACCTCTCTGCACACAAACTTGCACCTGCCCTTGTTGCTGGCAATGCCGTTGTCTATAAGCCAACTCCTGAAGCTCCACTTACTGGATATAAACTTGCAAAACTCTTCATAGAGAGTGAGCATGCTCTGCCAGATATGCTCAGTGTCGTCTATGGTGATGCAGAAGTTGGTGAAGCGCTAGTTACGAGCGATATTCCTCGCAAGATCAGTTTTACTGGCAGTGTGCCTGTTGGCAAAATCATCATGAAAAATGCAGGGATCAAGAAGGTAAGCCTTGAGCTTGGTGGTAATGCTGCTACGTTTATCGATAAAGATGCTGATATCGCTCATGCTGCTAGTCGCTGTGCGGTTGGTGCTTTTGTCAATAGCGGGCAGGTATGTATCAGTTTGCAGCGCATCTATGTCCATGAGGATGTGTATGAGGAGTTTGCAGCAGCACTTGCAGAGGATACGAAGAAGCTCAAAGTGGGTGATCCGTATGAGCCAGATACTTTTATGGGACCTTTGATCAATGAAGAGGCTGCAATGCGAGCTGAGCGCTGGGTCAAAAGTGCAATAGAGCAAGGAGCAAGAGCTATTTTGCCAGGCAAAAGAGAAGGGCGCTACTTCTATCCAGCGATTTTGGCTGATGTGACAGATGATATGCAAATCGTTTGCGAAGAGGTATTTGCACCGATTGTGAGCCTTGTGAAAGTGAGAAGCTACGATGAAGCGATAGCCAAAATGAATGATTCACCATACGGTCTGCAGTTTTCAATCTTTACCAAAGATATCGAACTTATCAAGCGTTTTGTGGATGATGCTGAAGCTGGCGGAGTAGTTGTCAACGACATCCCTACTCTACGCTTCGATATCCAGCCTTATGGTGGCGTGAAACTCTCAGGAATTGGAAGAGAGGGGCCAAAATTTGCTCTAGAAGAGTTTACTGAAATAAAATCGGTGGTCATTGTATGA
- a CDS encoding branched-chain amino acid transaminase: MEKAKYIWMNGEFVNWDDAKVHILTHTLHYGNGVFEGTRAYKTQKGLAIFRLRDHTKRLLNSAKITAIKTPYTLEELEKAQIELLRKNDFDGNVYIRPLIYLGYGVMGLYHINAPVEVAIAAWKWGTYLGEEGLEKGIRVKISSFARNSVKSTMGKAKAVANYLNSQLAKYEAIEAGYEEALLLDEEGFVAEGSGECLFIVRDGVLITPPNDNSLESITQDTVLRIARDKNIPIERRRITRDEVYICDEAFFTGTAAEVTPIREVDARVIGNGARGPITKELQEAYFDVVYGRNEAYEHMLTYI, from the coding sequence ATGGAAAAAGCAAAATATATTTGGATGAACGGCGAGTTTGTTAACTGGGATGATGCAAAGGTACATATTCTCACACACACACTCCACTATGGCAACGGGGTTTTTGAGGGCACCAGAGCATACAAAACCCAAAAGGGACTCGCTATTTTTCGTCTCAGAGACCATACAAAACGCCTTTTAAATTCGGCAAAAATTACAGCTATCAAGACTCCTTATACACTCGAAGAGCTTGAGAAAGCACAGATTGAGCTTTTGCGCAAAAATGATTTTGATGGCAATGTCTATATCCGTCCTCTTATCTATCTTGGCTATGGAGTTATGGGACTTTACCATATCAATGCTCCTGTTGAAGTTGCAATTGCAGCATGGAAATGGGGAACATATCTTGGCGAAGAGGGCTTAGAGAAGGGAATACGCGTTAAAATCAGCTCTTTTGCAAGAAACAGCGTCAAATCTACTATGGGTAAAGCCAAAGCAGTAGCCAATTACCTCAACTCGCAGCTTGCTAAATATGAAGCGATTGAGGCAGGCTATGAGGAGGCGCTCTTGCTTGATGAAGAGGGATTTGTAGCAGAAGGAAGTGGTGAATGTCTCTTTATCGTTCGCGATGGAGTCCTTATCACTCCACCAAACGATAACTCTCTCGAATCGATCACACAAGATACAGTCTTGCGCATAGCAAGAGATAAAAATATTCCAATTGAGCGCAGACGCATTACTCGCGACGAGGTCTACATCTGCGATGAAGCCTTCTTTACAGGAACTGCTGCAGAAGTTACACCTATTCGAGAGGTTGATGCAAGAGTAATCGGCAATGGAGCAAGAGGTCCCATAACAAAAGAGCTCCAAGAGGCCTACTTCGATGTGGTTTATGGACGCAACGAAGCATATGAGCATATGCTCACATATATTTAA
- a CDS encoding prohibitin family protein: MPADMNDYFKNKLENNNEPPKFLKEFSKKATILYVILAVIVLLIIAKPYEIIQSGEVGIKVTAGKFDPIPLGPGIHFFIPGIQKIIKVDTKVRIINYKSERDTAFGDVNEGIIEKPSISVLDARGLPVSIDLTVQYRLNPANAPQTIATWGLTWEEKLINAVVREVVRNVIGRYKAEELPVKRNEIAKMIEQEIRQKIESFQNKPVILESVQLREINLPPKIKEQIERVQIAKQEAERVKYEVEKAKQEAEKKAALAKGEAEAKKIRAQGEAERIMIEAKAQAQANEVIGKSITPELLKLKQINVQGKFNEALQNNKDAKIFLTPGGAVPNIWLNAEDNKKATSIGR; encoded by the coding sequence ATGCCAGCAGACATGAATGACTATTTTAAAAATAAATTAGAAAATAACAACGAACCACCGAAATTTTTGAAAGAGTTTAGTAAAAAAGCAACGATCCTCTACGTAATTTTGGCTGTTATCGTTTTGCTCATTATCGCTAAACCTTATGAGATTATCCAATCAGGTGAAGTGGGTATCAAGGTTACAGCAGGGAAGTTTGATCCAATTCCTTTGGGACCTGGTATACACTTCTTCATCCCAGGCATCCAAAAGATTATCAAAGTCGATACAAAGGTGCGCATCATCAACTACAAGAGTGAGAGAGATACCGCCTTTGGCGATGTGAATGAGGGTATTATTGAAAAGCCTTCTATCTCTGTGCTTGATGCGAGAGGTCTTCCAGTCAGTATCGACCTTACTGTCCAGTATCGCCTCAATCCGGCCAACGCGCCACAAACCATAGCAACGTGGGGGCTTACTTGGGAAGAGAAGCTCATCAATGCGGTTGTGCGTGAAGTTGTACGCAATGTTATAGGCCGCTACAAAGCTGAAGAGCTTCCAGTCAAAAGAAACGAGATTGCAAAAATGATCGAACAAGAGATTCGCCAAAAAATCGAGAGTTTCCAAAACAAGCCTGTTATCTTAGAGTCTGTACAGCTAAGAGAAATCAACCTGCCTCCAAAAATCAAAGAGCAGATTGAGCGAGTACAAATTGCCAAACAAGAGGCAGAGCGCGTGAAGTATGAGGTAGAAAAGGCAAAACAAGAGGCTGAGAAGAAAGCAGCTCTTGCTAAAGGTGAAGCAGAAGCCAAAAAGATCCGTGCACAAGGTGAAGCTGAGCGCATCATGATCGAAGCAAAAGCGCAAGCCCAAGCAAATGAAGTGATAGGCAAAAGCATCACACCTGAGCTTCTCAAACTCAAGCAGATCAATGTGCAGGGTAAATTCAACGAAGCTCTTCAAAACAATAAAGATGCCAAGATCTTCCTCACACCTGGTGGAGCAGTGCCAAATATCTGGCTCAACGCAGAAGATAACAAAAAGGCTACAAGCATAGGACGCTAA
- the hisIE gene encoding bifunctional phosphoribosyl-AMP cyclohydrolase/phosphoribosyl-ATP diphosphatase HisIE, translated as MQFSIDWQKHPLIPAIVQDSKSGEVLMLAYMNEEALQKSLETGYAHYYSRSRQKLWKKGESSGNVQKIVDIKLDCDNDTILLQVEQKGPACHTGRKSCFFKNLSTGTITSEPIQDPNKMYDDVIDRLYHIIQERKEADPQKSWTAKLFAKGENTILKKVVEEAGEFCFAIKDRDTEQIIYECADLVYHCLVALASKDISPELVRQELKRRFGMSGIEEKAARK; from the coding sequence ATGCAGTTTTCAATAGATTGGCAAAAGCATCCTCTCATCCCAGCAATCGTGCAAGATAGCAAGAGTGGTGAAGTATTGATGCTTGCTTACATGAATGAAGAGGCTTTGCAAAAGAGCCTTGAGACTGGATATGCGCACTACTACTCTAGAAGCCGCCAAAAGCTATGGAAAAAGGGTGAGAGCAGCGGGAATGTCCAAAAAATTGTAGATATCAAGCTCGATTGCGATAACGATACAATTCTTTTGCAAGTAGAGCAAAAGGGGCCAGCTTGCCATACAGGACGCAAGAGCTGCTTTTTTAAGAATCTCTCAACAGGCACAATCACGAGTGAGCCGATACAAGATCCAAACAAGATGTATGATGACGTGATCGATCGCCTCTATCATATTATCCAGGAGCGCAAAGAGGCTGATCCCCAAAAGTCGTGGACTGCAAAGCTTTTTGCGAAGGGTGAGAATACAATTTTGAAAAAGGTAGTCGAAGAGGCTGGTGAGTTTTGCTTTGCTATAAAAGATAGAGACACAGAGCAGATTATCTATGAGTGTGCCGATCTCGTCTACCACTGCCTCGTAGCACTTGCAAGTAAAGATATCTCACCAGAACTTGTGCGACAAGAGCTTAAACGCCGCTTTGGAATGAGTGGCATTGAGGAGAAGGCTGCAAGAAAATGA